TTGGACACAAAAATCCCGATACTGATACTATCGCATCTGCAATCGCTGTCGCTGACCTTTGGTCTAAAGTTAAAGAACCAACTCAGGCAATCTCTCAGGGCGAACTCGCTCCTGAAACTAAGTTTGTACTTGAAAAGTTTGGTTGTGAAGCTCCTGCTATCATGACTGACGCTACTGACAAAAAAATCATCCTTGTTGACCATTCTGACCTTTCTCAGTCCATGGACAATCTTGGTAAGGGTGAAGTTGTTGCAGTTGTTGACCATCACAAACTTGGTGACGTTACTACTCCAAATCCACTCGAAATGTGGGTATGGCCTGTAGGTTGCACCGGTACTGTTATCAACGCAATGTACAAGTTCTACAATGTAGAAATGCCTAAAAACATCGCTGGTATCGTTCTCTGTGCTATCCTTAGTGATACCGTAATGTTCAAGTCCGTAACTACCACTGATGCTGATAAAGTTGCAGTTGAAGAACTTGCTAAGATCGCTGGTGTTTCTGATGTAATGGCTCTCGGAATGGAAAT
This Maridesulfovibrio ferrireducens DNA region includes the following protein-coding sequences:
- a CDS encoding manganese-dependent inorganic pyrophosphatase is translated as MTTYAVGHKNPDTDTIASAIAVADLWSKVKEPTQAISQGELAPETKFVLEKFGCEAPAIMTDATDKKIILVDHSDLSQSMDNLGKGEVVAVVDHHKLGDVTTPNPLEMWVWPVGCTGTVINAMYKFYNVEMPKNIAGIVLCAILSDTVMFKSVTTTDADKVAVEELAKIAGVSDVMALGMEMFNVKSAVAGASMNDLIFRDYKDFNMSGNKIGVGQLEVVDLTVFDDIKADLYAELEKVKADGRHSCFLLLTDIMKEGSEMLIVSDDPSVVEKAFGVAPKGTSVYLEGVMSRKKQVVPNFEKAFSA